The Polyodon spathula isolate WHYD16114869_AA chromosome 3, ASM1765450v1, whole genome shotgun sequence genome has a segment encoding these proteins:
- the LOC121308241 gene encoding leucine-rich repeat-containing protein 24-like, which produces MGLRVLFCVLALQFVRTLGCPARCRCYSLTVECGSIGLREIPADVPQTTQTIFLQDNSIGQIRQQDLSRLSQLHYLYLQNNSISALEPGAFHSQQQLLELALNGNRIHLVSGNVFQGLEHLRILYLAGNQITRLHDFTFHGLQRLQELHLQENSVELLGEQALAGLSSLALLDLSHNNLRTLSQASLRPLASLQVLRVTDNPWRCDCALHWLRSWINEEGQRLLSSADRRLMCAEPPRLSHQSLVEVPGNSLVCIPPVVQLEPKHLTVRLGENLRVSCQASGYPQPLVTWRKVSQTKASPKVSEEDEKSGTVELSKRVRGDRFDPDTGSGMLFLSNVTVAHVGRYECEAWNPGGVARVTFHLSVNLSSSSSQRPYIPVDISQEPLYDLDSMDFNALSMATQTTIAIGISMLALTALLLIAMIYSRHRQRKKGPKEESILYVNDYSDGPTTFAQLEEYRDERGHEMYVLNRSKPVFMGSYSGQQGELTPEQLQDQATQTVVPGLGERSGEEGERGEEALFINQSLLFDTHIAYEIHC; this is translated from the exons ATGGGTCTGCGGGTGCTCTTCTGTGTTCTTGCCCTCCAGTTTGTTAGGACCCTGGGCTGCCCGGCCAGGTGCCGGTGCTACAGCCTGACGGTGGAGTGTGGCTCGATTGGGCTGAGAGAGATCCCAGCTGATGTCCCTCAGACCACTCAG ACCATCTTCCTGCAGGATAACTCGATCGGTCAGATCCGTCAGCAGGATCTGTCTCGCCTGAGCCAGCTGCACTACCTGTACCTGCAGAACAACAGCATTTCAGCGCTGGAGCCCGGCGCCTTCCACAGCCAGCAGCAGCTGCTCGAGCTGGCCCTGAACGGGAACCGCATCCACCTGGTGAGCGGCAACGTCTTCCAGGGTCTGGAGCACCTGCGCATCCTCTACCTGGCAGGGAACCAGATCACACGGCTGCACGACTTCACCTTCCACGGGCTGCAG AGGCTGCAGGAGCTGCACTTGCAGGAGAACAGTGTGGAGCTGCTGGGAGAGCAGGCGCTGGCCGGCCTCTCCTCCTTGGCACTGCTGGACCTGAGTCACAACAACCTGCGCACCCTGAGCCAGGCCTCGCTGCGCCCACTCGCCAGCCTGCAGGTCCTGCGCGTTACAG aTAACCCGTGGCGTTGTGACTGCGCGCTGCACTGGCTGCGGAGCTGGATCAACGAGGAGGGGCAGCGCCTCCTGAGCTCTGCCGATCGGAGGCTGATGTGTGCTGAGCCACCTCGCCTCTCTCACCAGAGCCTGGTGGAGGTGCCAGGGAACAGCCTGGTCTGCATTCCCCCCGTGGTGCAGCTGGAGCCCAAACACCTGACCGTGCGGCTGGGGGAGAACCTGCGCGTGTCCTGCCAAGCCTCTGGCTACCCCCAGCCCCTGGTCACCTGGAGGAAAGTGTCTCAGACCAAGGCCTCACCCAAGGTCTCCGAAGAAGATGAAAAAAGTGGAACTGTGGAGCTCAGCAAGAGGGTCCGGGGGGACCGCTTTGACCCAGACACGGGCAGCGGGATGCTCTTCCTGAGCAATGTGACGGTGGCGCATGTGGGCCGCTACGAGTGCGAGGCCTGGAATCCAGGCGGCGTGGCCAGGGTGACCTTTCACCTGTCGGTCaacctctcctcctcctccagccaGCGCCCCTACATACCGGTGGACATCAGCCAGGAGCCTCTGTACGACTTGGACAGCATGGACTTCAATGCCCTCAGCATGGCCACCCAGACCACCATCGCCATTGGCATCTCTATGCTGGCCCTCACCGCCCTGCTCCTCATCGCCATGATCTACAGCCGGCACCGGCAACGCAAGAAGGGCCCGAAGGAGGAGAGCATCCTCTACGTCAACGACTACTCGGACGGGCCCACCACGTTCGCCCAGCTGGAGGAGTACCGCGACGAGCGGGGCCACGAGATGTACGTGCTCAACCGCAGCAAGCCCGTCTTCATGGGCAGCTACAGCGGGCAGCAAGGAGAGCTCACTCCAGAGCAGCTGCAGGATCAGGCCACACAGACTGTGGTGCCAGGACTGGGGGAGAGGAGTGGGGAGGAAGGGGAGAGGGGCGAGGAGGCACTCTTCATTAATCAAAGCCTGCTGTTTGACACGCACATCGCCTACGAGATCCACTGCTGA